A portion of the Deinococcus peraridilitoris DSM 19664 genome contains these proteins:
- a CDS encoding DUF4383 domain-containing protein, whose translation MVKTFALVVGVVYLLVGLMGFIPGLLSPPAGPDLAVDTLHGRLLGIFPVNIIHNVVHLAIGAWGIASYRTLGSAVGFARGLTVLYALLAVMGLIPGLNTMFGLVPLHGNDVWLHAVTAAVAAYFGWGSDRSATTAR comes from the coding sequence ATGGTCAAGACATTTGCGTTGGTTGTTGGTGTGGTGTACCTGTTGGTCGGCCTGATGGGCTTTATTCCTGGGCTGCTGAGTCCGCCCGCTGGTCCAGATCTGGCGGTCGATACGCTGCACGGCCGCCTGTTGGGAATTTTCCCCGTGAATATCATTCACAACGTTGTTCACCTGGCCATTGGCGCCTGGGGAATCGCGTCTTACCGCACGCTGGGCAGCGCAGTGGGTTTCGCGCGTGGTCTGACCGTGCTGTACGCCCTGCTGGCCGTGATGGGACTGATTCCTGGCCTCAACACCATGTTCGGTCTGGTGCCGCTGCACGGCAACGACGTCTGGCTGCACGCGGTGACGGCTGCTGTTGCTGCCTACTTCGGCTGGGGATCTGACCGCTCGGCAACCACGGCCCGCTGA
- a CDS encoding phosphodiester glycosidase family protein: MLSASAPGLASPTVVQVQPGDTLTLLSKKYGVSVPRLMQLNHLKSSTIRVGQPLRLRRQAAHARTVAKPAVVKAHTPLRKATRPTRLAKPGKITATVTAARTVAPAQVTVRPGDTLSTLALRHKTTVAQLQRLNKLKSSTITVGQRLRIKAPAPRKPDVNLVRGKVLGVPVVLIEVDMRNPNVFITPVLPRHGLGNGASLKALTLQSGAKALINGGYFHPRSFIPAGDLVVHGRYISTGRVPTAVAITPDNRVAIHPVQAVQFASWRGFETVIASGPHVLRRGVVARHVSQGYRDPAVFGRAARSALGVRGDQQLIFMSSKTLLTTSEVAKIMQRAGAREAILLDGGSSTGIAWQGNVLYAPSRQLSYGIGIYANYRGKRQGR; encoded by the coding sequence ATGCTAAGCGCTTCCGCTCCCGGTCTGGCATCGCCAACGGTCGTGCAGGTCCAACCAGGAGACACCCTGACCCTGCTGTCCAAAAAATACGGTGTGAGCGTGCCACGGCTGATGCAGCTTAATCACCTGAAAAGTTCGACCATTCGGGTCGGCCAGCCGTTGCGCCTGCGCAGGCAGGCTGCCCACGCCAGAACGGTGGCAAAACCAGCGGTGGTCAAAGCTCACACTCCTCTCCGGAAAGCCACTCGGCCCACCCGGCTTGCAAAGCCTGGAAAAATCACCGCCACGGTCACGGCTGCGCGAACCGTGGCGCCTGCTCAGGTCACCGTCAGGCCCGGTGATACCCTGAGCACTCTCGCCCTGCGCCACAAGACCACGGTGGCCCAACTGCAACGCCTGAACAAGCTCAAGTCGAGCACCATCACGGTGGGACAGCGACTCCGCATCAAAGCGCCCGCGCCCCGCAAACCCGACGTCAATCTGGTTCGTGGCAAGGTGCTGGGCGTACCCGTGGTGCTGATCGAGGTGGACATGCGTAATCCCAACGTCTTTATCACACCGGTCCTGCCCCGACACGGCCTGGGCAATGGTGCCAGCCTGAAGGCCCTGACGCTGCAATCGGGTGCGAAAGCCCTGATCAACGGTGGATACTTTCATCCACGGTCATTCATTCCCGCGGGCGATCTGGTGGTTCACGGACGTTACATCTCGACGGGCCGGGTGCCCACTGCAGTGGCCATCACGCCCGACAACCGGGTAGCCATTCACCCGGTGCAGGCCGTACAGTTCGCGTCCTGGCGCGGCTTCGAGACGGTAATTGCCAGCGGCCCGCATGTCCTGAGGCGGGGGGTGGTCGCGCGGCACGTCTCGCAGGGATACCGTGATCCGGCCGTGTTCGGTCGCGCTGCCCGCAGCGCCCTGGGCGTTCGCGGTGATCAGCAGCTGATCTTTATGAGCAGCAAGACGCTGCTGACAACCAGCGAGGTCGCCAAGATCATGCAGCGGGCCGGAGCGCGCGAAGCGATTCTGCTCGACGGAGGCTCCAGCACTGGGATCGCCTGGCAGGGCAACGTGCTCTATGCACCCAGCCGCCAGCTTTCCTACGGCATCGGCATCTATGCCAATTACCGAGGCAAACGGCAGGGCCGCTGA
- a CDS encoding ChaB family protein produces the protein MPYKNVSDLPEAQVDQYSAHQKEAFLKAFNNALEQYDGDEHRAFAVAHSAAKKAGEHQETSR, from the coding sequence ATGCCCTACAAAAATGTTTCGGATTTGCCCGAAGCTCAGGTGGATCAATATTCAGCACATCAGAAAGAAGCGTTTTTGAAAGCGTTCAACAACGCCCTGGAACAATACGACGGTGATGAGCACCGGGCCTTCGCGGTGGCGCACAGCGCCGCCAAGAAAGCAGGCGAACACCAGGAGACCTCGCGCTGA
- a CDS encoding cold-shock protein, protein MAVGKVKWFNAEKGFGFIETPGSPDVFAHFSAIQGSGFKKLNEGDEVEFEIEEGQRGKGPQAKNIVVTKAAPVSEYNDRPRRDSRW, encoded by the coding sequence ATGGCTGTTGGAAAAGTAAAATGGTTTAACGCGGAAAAAGGCTTTGGTTTTATTGAAACCCCCGGTAGCCCCGATGTGTTCGCGCACTTCAGCGCGATTCAGGGCAGCGGCTTCAAGAAACTGAACGAAGGCGACGAAGTCGAGTTCGAAATTGAAGAAGGCCAGCGTGGCAAAGGTCCGCAAGCCAAGAACATCGTGGTGACGAAAGCCGCCCCGGTGAGCGAGTACAACGACCGCCCGCGCCGCGACAGCCGCTGGTAA
- a CDS encoding iron ABC transporter substrate-binding protein, whose amino-acid sequence MKQILLATTSLLLIGSALAQTKTLTVYSGRGKGLVDPIVQQFEIDTGIKVNVRYGTDAALLAALQEEGARTPADLFWSNTSGALGTAVQSKLLLTLPENITSKVPATFTPEARGWAPLTIRFRTLAYNTGKLKPEQLPASVMDLPKMTQLKGRIGWTPTYSSFQDFIGAMIALKGEQATREWIAGMKALEPKSYAASNVAMMEAIRGGEIDLGLTNHYYIQRFVKSGAPIGTHYFAAGDPGSLSLVTGVGVLKNTRNMPDALKLVRYLLDSKAQQFFTGELFEYPVSGNTILPTTLLPFQDAMNRSPRIDQEKLGVRLEPALKLLREAGLL is encoded by the coding sequence ATGAAACAGATTTTGCTTGCAACCACCTCCCTGCTGCTGATTGGCAGCGCCCTCGCGCAGACCAAGACCCTCACCGTGTACTCGGGGCGCGGCAAGGGCCTGGTGGACCCCATTGTCCAACAATTCGAAATAGACACCGGCATCAAGGTCAACGTGCGCTACGGTACCGACGCCGCGCTGCTCGCGGCCCTGCAGGAAGAAGGGGCGCGTACGCCCGCCGACCTGTTCTGGTCGAACACTTCCGGTGCACTGGGCACCGCCGTGCAAAGCAAGCTGCTGCTGACGCTCCCGGAAAACATCACCAGCAAGGTTCCTGCGACCTTCACCCCCGAAGCGCGCGGCTGGGCGCCCCTGACCATTCGCTTTCGCACCCTGGCCTACAACACGGGCAAGCTGAAACCCGAGCAGCTGCCGGCCAGCGTCATGGACCTGCCCAAGATGACGCAGCTGAAGGGGCGCATCGGCTGGACACCCACCTACTCCAGCTTTCAGGACTTCATCGGCGCGATGATCGCCCTCAAGGGTGAGCAGGCCACCCGCGAGTGGATTGCCGGTATGAAGGCCCTGGAACCCAAATCCTACGCGGCGTCCAACGTTGCCATGATGGAAGCCATTCGCGGAGGCGAAATCGACCTCGGCCTGACCAACCACTACTACATCCAGCGTTTTGTGAAGTCCGGTGCACCCATCGGGACGCACTACTTCGCGGCGGGCGATCCCGGAAGCCTCTCGCTTGTCACCGGCGTCGGCGTGCTGAAAAACACCAGGAACATGCCCGACGCGCTGAAGCTGGTACGTTACCTGCTGGACAGCAAGGCGCAGCAGTTCTTCACGGGTGAGCTCTTCGAGTACCCGGTGAGCGGCAACACCATTCTGCCCACCACCCTCCTGCCATTTCAGGACGCCATGAACCGCAGCCCCAGGATCGACCAGGAGAAGCTGGGAGTCCGTCTGGAGCCTGCCCTCAAGCTGCTGCGCGAGGCAGGCCTGCTGTAA
- a CDS encoding MBL fold metallo-hydrolase produces MKMKRLSPVGGLQELRPDVARLLLVMVNVYIIGQRQGPWVLVDAGLHGTAGTIARVAEERQGRPPEAIILTHGHFDHVGALKELIERWQVPIYAHPLELPYLTGLSAYPPPDPGVSMGAMALSSPLYPAGPFDFRPHVHPLPEDGHLPGAPGWRWLPTPGHSPGHVSLWREADRTLIVGDAFVTTAQESVFSALTQFPTEVRRPPAYFTPDWNAARESVVQLEALQPDLAATGHGTPMWNELLRQELRVLARNFDTLARPRNGRYTLEGATADERGVQSVPPLPAADPNSGMKVGIALGALALGALFTLRR; encoded by the coding sequence ATGAAGATGAAGCGCCTCTCTCCGGTCGGCGGTCTGCAGGAACTGCGTCCGGACGTCGCCCGGCTGCTGCTGGTCATGGTCAACGTCTACATCATCGGCCAGCGCCAGGGGCCATGGGTGCTGGTCGATGCTGGTCTGCACGGCACTGCCGGTACCATCGCGCGTGTTGCCGAGGAGCGCCAGGGCCGTCCGCCCGAGGCGATCATCCTGACTCACGGGCACTTCGACCATGTGGGCGCCCTGAAAGAACTGATTGAGCGCTGGCAGGTGCCGATCTACGCACACCCGCTGGAACTGCCTTACCTGACCGGTCTCTCGGCTTACCCGCCACCCGACCCGGGGGTCTCGATGGGCGCCATGGCCCTGTCGTCTCCCCTGTATCCGGCAGGTCCGTTCGATTTCCGTCCGCACGTGCACCCCCTGCCCGAAGACGGTCACCTGCCAGGCGCGCCCGGCTGGCGCTGGCTGCCTACCCCCGGTCACTCGCCTGGTCACGTCAGTTTGTGGCGCGAAGCAGACCGCACCCTCATCGTGGGAGACGCGTTCGTCACGACAGCGCAGGAGTCGGTGTTCTCGGCCTTGACCCAGTTTCCCACCGAGGTGCGCCGTCCACCTGCCTACTTCACGCCTGACTGGAACGCTGCGCGTGAATCGGTGGTGCAGCTTGAGGCGTTGCAGCCCGACCTGGCGGCCACAGGACACGGAACACCCATGTGGAACGAACTGCTGCGTCAGGAGCTGCGGGTCCTGGCCCGCAATTTCGACACGCTCGCGCGCCCGCGTAACGGCCGCTACACGCTGGAAGGTGCCACCGCCGACGAGCGGGGCGTGCAGTCCGTGCCTCCCCTGCCCGCCGCCGATCCGAACAGCGGCATGAAAGTTGGAATCGCCCTGGGCGCACTGGCCCTGGGCGCGCTCTTCACGCTGCGGCGGTAA
- a CDS encoding DUF99 family protein, protein MKLGHAIGFDDAPFSRTHRGNVRVIGTVYAGTTLHGVLSGVVRRDGANSARVLSELLMGSTFHKHVQLVFLQGVALAGFNVVDAFWLHRQTGLPVLIVARRQPDYGAVRRALLERVPGGARKWRLIQRLGAMQPVRGVWVQRVGLSLDEADMALQRFTVTGLIPEPLRAAHLIAGGVSTGHSHGRT, encoded by the coding sequence ATGAAGCTGGGTCACGCCATCGGTTTTGACGACGCGCCGTTTTCCCGGACGCACCGGGGCAACGTGCGGGTGATCGGAACGGTATACGCTGGTACGACCTTGCACGGAGTGCTCAGCGGTGTCGTGCGGCGTGACGGGGCCAACAGTGCCCGGGTGCTTTCCGAGCTGCTGATGGGCAGCACCTTCCACAAACACGTGCAGCTGGTCTTTTTGCAGGGTGTGGCGCTCGCGGGCTTCAACGTGGTGGATGCGTTCTGGTTGCATCGGCAGACCGGCCTGCCCGTGTTGATCGTGGCCCGCCGTCAGCCGGACTACGGCGCGGTCCGCCGGGCACTGCTTGAACGCGTTCCGGGGGGTGCCCGCAAATGGCGCCTGATCCAGCGTCTCGGCGCCATGCAGCCGGTGAGGGGCGTCTGGGTGCAACGCGTAGGGCTCTCGCTTGACGAGGCTGACATGGCGCTGCAACGCTTCACCGTGACCGGCCTTATTCCCGAGCCTTTGCGGGCAGCCCACCTGATCGCCGGCGGTGTCTCAACGGGTCACAGCCACGGCAGAACGTGA
- a CDS encoding DUF72 domain-containing protein — protein MQRGKVYIGTSGWTYPHWRGTFYPKGLAQRLELTHAAQTFDSLELNGSFYSLQRPGSYGRWFRETPDDFVFAVKGGRFITHLKRLRGVESALANFYASGVLLLAHKLGPFLWQLPAHVPYDPQVLESFLTQLPRDTTQAAALAAGHDERLHGRAWTRAEHDAPLRHALEVRHDSFLTPDFTAQLRRHGVALVVADAAGHFPLIEDVTADFVYVRLHGSRELYASAYTEEELRYWAARVRCWQEGSEPTDARRIAACTASLRPRDVYVYFDNDIHAHAPHDARALVRFLAP, from the coding sequence ATGCAGCGCGGCAAAGTGTACATCGGCACGTCGGGATGGACTTATCCGCACTGGCGCGGCACGTTCTACCCGAAAGGGCTGGCCCAGCGCCTGGAACTCACGCACGCCGCACAGACCTTTGACAGCCTGGAACTCAACGGGTCCTTTTACAGCCTGCAGCGGCCCGGCAGTTATGGGCGCTGGTTTCGGGAAACGCCCGATGATTTCGTGTTCGCGGTGAAAGGCGGGCGTTTTATCACCCACCTCAAACGGCTGCGCGGCGTGGAGAGCGCCCTGGCGAACTTTTACGCTTCCGGGGTGCTGCTGCTCGCGCACAAGCTGGGACCATTCCTGTGGCAGCTTCCTGCGCACGTGCCCTACGATCCACAGGTGCTGGAGTCGTTCCTGACGCAGCTGCCCCGGGATACCACCCAGGCGGCGGCCCTGGCAGCCGGGCACGACGAGCGCCTCCACGGGCGGGCCTGGACCCGGGCCGAGCATGACGCGCCGCTGCGTCACGCGCTGGAAGTGCGTCATGACAGTTTTCTGACGCCCGACTTCACGGCGCAGCTGCGTCGCCACGGCGTAGCGCTGGTGGTGGCGGACGCCGCCGGGCATTTTCCCCTGATCGAGGACGTGACCGCCGATTTTGTCTATGTCCGGCTGCACGGCTCGCGTGAGCTGTATGCGAGCGCTTACACCGAAGAAGAACTTCGGTATTGGGCGGCCCGCGTGCGCTGCTGGCAGGAAGGCAGCGAGCCGACCGACGCCAGGCGGATCGCGGCTTGCACGGCGAGCCTGAGGCCGCGCGACGTGTACGTGTATTTCGACAACGACATTCACGCGCACGCGCCACACGACGCACGGGCCCTGGTTCGCTTCCTGGCTCCCTGA
- the pgm gene encoding phosphoglucomutase (alpha-D-glucose-1,6-bisphosphate-dependent), producing the protein MTISELAGKTAPHALLTNIPRLISHYYALRPNLDDPAQRATFGTSGHRGNSFNASFTDAHIAAITQAVAEYRRRDGVTGPLFLGMDTHALSEAAWGTALEVLAANGVEVRYQSGLGYTPTPLVSHAILTHNAGGGQLADGIVITPSHNPPQDGGFKYNPPSGGPADTATTKWIEDRANDLLAAQLTGVKRVHLQEALSMPNVQEHDFVQPYVLDLVNVVNMDAIKTSGVRLAVDPMGGASLAVWQAIRETYGFDLTIVNDRVDPTFSFMSVDKDGKIRMDCSSPYAMANLLGLRESFDVAIGNDPDADRHGIITPSGLMNPNHYLAVSINYLFQHRPQWSRETGIGKTLVSSSIIDRVAAGLGRRLVEVPVGFKYFVPGLVDGSLGFGGEESAGASFLRLDGSAWSTDKDGIILGLLAAEITAVTGQTPDVHYRELARQYGESAYNRMDAPANATQKKTLANLSPELVNAQELAGEVITAKLTRAPGNGEAIGGLKVTTENAWFAARPSGTEDVYKIYAESFLGQEHLERVMREAREVVNAAFAVAGA; encoded by the coding sequence ATGACCATTTCCGAGCTGGCCGGCAAAACGGCCCCACATGCACTGCTGACCAACATTCCGCGGCTGATCAGCCACTACTACGCCCTGCGTCCAAATCTGGACGACCCGGCCCAGCGGGCCACCTTCGGTACCAGCGGCCACCGGGGGAACAGCTTCAACGCTTCCTTTACCGACGCACACATTGCTGCCATCACGCAGGCAGTCGCCGAGTACCGGCGGCGCGACGGCGTTACCGGGCCGCTCTTTCTGGGCATGGACACCCACGCGCTCAGCGAAGCCGCCTGGGGCACCGCACTGGAAGTACTGGCCGCCAACGGGGTGGAGGTGCGCTACCAGAGTGGCCTGGGATACACGCCGACGCCGCTGGTGTCACACGCCATCCTCACGCACAACGCGGGTGGAGGGCAGCTGGCCGACGGCATCGTCATCACACCCAGCCACAATCCACCGCAGGACGGCGGCTTCAAATACAACCCGCCCAGCGGTGGCCCGGCAGACACTGCCACCACCAAGTGGATCGAGGACCGTGCAAACGACCTGCTGGCCGCGCAACTTACCGGTGTCAAACGCGTTCACCTGCAAGAAGCACTCTCGATGCCAAACGTGCAGGAGCATGATTTCGTGCAGCCGTATGTGCTCGATCTGGTGAACGTCGTGAACATGGACGCCATCAAGACGAGCGGCGTGCGCCTCGCGGTGGACCCGATGGGCGGCGCGAGCCTCGCGGTGTGGCAGGCTATCCGGGAAACCTACGGCTTTGACCTCACGATCGTGAACGACCGCGTCGATCCCACCTTCTCGTTCATGTCCGTCGACAAGGACGGCAAGATCCGCATGGACTGCTCCAGCCCCTACGCCATGGCGAACCTGCTGGGGTTGCGCGAATCCTTCGATGTGGCCATCGGAAACGATCCCGACGCGGACCGGCATGGCATCATCACGCCCAGCGGCCTGATGAACCCCAATCACTACCTCGCCGTGAGCATCAATTACCTGTTCCAGCATCGCCCCCAGTGGTCCCGCGAGACGGGCATCGGCAAAACCCTGGTGAGCAGCTCCATCATCGACCGGGTCGCCGCGGGCCTGGGCCGGCGTCTGGTGGAGGTCCCGGTGGGCTTCAAGTACTTCGTGCCCGGTCTGGTGGACGGCTCTTTGGGCTTTGGTGGCGAGGAAAGTGCGGGCGCGTCGTTTCTGCGCCTGGATGGAAGCGCGTGGAGCACGGACAAGGACGGCATCATTCTTGGTCTGCTGGCCGCCGAAATCACGGCAGTCACGGGCCAGACGCCCGACGTGCATTACCGTGAGCTGGCCCGGCAGTACGGCGAAAGTGCCTACAACCGCATGGACGCGCCCGCCAACGCCACACAGAAAAAGACGCTCGCGAACCTCTCTCCCGAGCTGGTAAACGCCCAGGAACTGGCCGGTGAAGTGATCACTGCCAAACTCACGCGCGCACCAGGCAATGGTGAAGCCATCGGCGGTTTGAAAGTCACCACCGAAAATGCCTGGTTCGCCGCACGACCAAGCGGCACCGAGGACGTCTATAAAATCTACGCCGAGAGCTTTCTGGGGCAAGAACACCTAGAACGCGTGATGCGTGAAGCGCGTGAGGTGGTCAATGCTGCGTTCGCGGTGGCCGGTGCCTGA
- a CDS encoding DUF4383 domain-containing protein — MIRQFALCMGGSWLAFAILGYLSLVLSSGDTSAGRLLLGILPVGPWLNLLYLLLGVVGLAGSGQYRTSIFYARLAAITGAALAVLGFVPGATQLPALLPLTQDVMGLHLLFAVIAAYFGWGEPSRSYIALL; from the coding sequence ATGATTCGTCAATTTGCCTTATGTATGGGTGGAAGCTGGCTGGCATTCGCAATACTGGGGTACCTTTCCCTGGTACTGTCTTCAGGTGACACCTCGGCCGGAAGACTGTTGCTGGGCATACTGCCAGTTGGTCCCTGGCTCAATCTGCTGTATCTGCTGCTGGGCGTGGTGGGGCTGGCCGGTTCGGGACAGTACCGCACCTCGATTTTTTATGCGCGTCTGGCAGCCATCACGGGTGCGGCCCTGGCCGTGCTGGGGTTTGTGCCGGGCGCGACTCAGTTGCCTGCCCTGCTGCCACTCACACAGGATGTGATGGGGCTGCACCTGCTGTTCGCAGTCATTGCCGCTTACTTCGGCTGGGGCGAGCCGAGCCGGTCCTACATCGCGCTCTTGTAA
- a CDS encoding ABC transporter ATP-binding protein, producing the protein MTAVLELRGVSKSFGRGLPCVLTDVNLSVQEGELLTLLGPSGCGKTTLLRLVAGFEQPDVGEVRVAGERVAGEGAYVAPEQRGVGMVFQEYALFPHLSVLQNVMFGLRGRDRRERAREVLAMVGLTVFEQRFPHQLSGGQQQRVALARALAPKPRLLLLDEPFSNLDAALRHATRAEMHSILREANMTAVLVTHDQEEALAFSDRLAVLRGGIIEQLGAPDDVYRTPRSAFVASFLGRSNLLSGTAHGAHAETALGEVPLPEPLRGPVMLSLRPEDFRLGEGGVPVSIVSREYKGHDVTYTVQLSGLPRSAGSLHPLELLVQGPSFPLLTHGEHTTLRLVGPAQVVRQ; encoded by the coding sequence ATGACGGCGGTGCTGGAGCTGCGCGGCGTCAGCAAGAGTTTCGGGCGTGGCCTGCCATGCGTGCTGACCGACGTGAACCTCAGCGTGCAGGAAGGGGAGCTGCTGACGCTGCTGGGCCCATCAGGCTGTGGCAAGACCACGCTGCTGCGCCTGGTGGCGGGGTTCGAGCAGCCGGACGTGGGTGAGGTGCGCGTGGCCGGCGAGCGGGTCGCGGGCGAGGGTGCTTATGTGGCCCCGGAGCAGCGTGGCGTGGGCATGGTGTTTCAGGAATACGCGCTCTTCCCGCATCTCAGCGTGTTGCAGAACGTGATGTTCGGTCTGCGGGGCCGTGACCGGCGCGAGCGTGCCCGCGAGGTGCTCGCCATGGTAGGGCTCACGGTCTTTGAGCAACGTTTTCCACATCAGCTGTCCGGTGGGCAGCAGCAGCGCGTGGCGCTGGCGCGCGCCTTGGCGCCAAAACCCCGGCTGTTGCTGCTCGACGAGCCGTTCTCGAACCTCGACGCGGCCCTGCGGCACGCCACGCGCGCCGAGATGCACTCCATCTTGCGCGAAGCGAACATGACGGCGGTGCTGGTCACCCACGATCAGGAAGAGGCGCTGGCGTTCAGTGACCGGCTGGCGGTGCTGCGCGGCGGTATCATCGAGCAGCTCGGCGCTCCCGATGATGTGTACCGCACGCCGCGCAGCGCTTTCGTCGCCAGCTTTCTGGGCCGCAGCAACCTGCTCAGCGGCACCGCACACGGCGCGCACGCCGAGACGGCACTCGGTGAGGTGCCTTTGCCCGAACCGCTGCGTGGTCCGGTGATGCTGAGTCTGCGTCCCGAAGATTTCCGCCTGGGTGAGGGCGGTGTACCCGTCAGCATCGTTTCCCGCGAGTACAAGGGACACGACGTGACCTACACGGTCCAGTTGAGCGGGCTTCCACGCTCGGCAGGCAGCTTGCATCCGCTGGAGTTGCTGGTGCAGGGCCCCTCGTTTCCGCTGCTCACGCACGGTGAGCATACGACCCTGCGTCTGGTCGGACCGGCACAGGTGGTGCGGCAGTAA
- a CDS encoding ABC transporter permease, whose product MLNKARRSSAGPGQAARPVRHARFPRFLLFVAACVAAFVLVPLAYLVVRAFEVEPAELRAIVLRERNVWLLGNTVLLTGSVLLATTLLALPLAWLTTRSDLRPRGLLVLIGVLPLAIPGYVGAYAMIAASGTGGLIDALTGFAWPRPSGYWGALGILTLFTFPYLFLNFWTSLRGLDPSLEEAARALGHGPLATFWRVTLPQLRPAALAGALLVVLHVLGDFGVVSLMRFETFSYAIYQQYNGSFDRTGAAWLSLMLLLLTGATLMFEARLLRHLRFARVGSGTARRVAPVHLGMWRWPALLFCALVAGAALLVPMASLLYWLGRGLASGALRGLWPALLNSLQVAAPAAVIAALLALPLAYLGVRFPSALTRLMERAAYVGYATPPLAYALALIFFTLRTVPPLYQTLTLLVLAYALHFLAEAIGPVRSALYQATERLEDAARMLGHTGFGAFRLVTLPLLRPGLLAATALVLLSALKELPLTFLLSPSGFNTLATDVWSYTSEAMFAEAAPYALMLVAVSTVASALILRQARGGRGGAS is encoded by the coding sequence ATGCTGAACAAAGCCCGGCGGTCATCCGCCGGGCCAGGGCAAGCCGCGCGACCTGTGCGGCATGCCCGTTTTCCACGTTTCCTGCTCTTCGTTGCTGCCTGTGTGGCCGCCTTCGTGCTGGTACCGCTGGCTTATCTGGTGGTGCGCGCGTTCGAAGTCGAACCCGCGGAGCTGCGTGCCATCGTGCTCCGCGAGCGCAATGTCTGGTTGCTCGGCAACACCGTGCTGCTGACCGGAAGTGTGCTGCTGGCCACCACGCTGCTGGCGCTGCCGCTCGCCTGGCTGACCACGCGCAGCGATCTGCGCCCGCGCGGCCTGCTGGTCCTGATCGGGGTGCTGCCACTGGCGATTCCAGGCTACGTCGGAGCGTACGCCATGATCGCGGCGAGCGGAACGGGAGGCCTGATCGACGCGCTCACCGGCTTCGCGTGGCCCCGTCCCAGCGGCTACTGGGGCGCATTGGGCATCCTGACGCTGTTCACCTTTCCCTACCTGTTCCTGAATTTCTGGACGTCCTTGCGCGGGCTTGACCCCAGCCTCGAAGAAGCGGCCCGCGCACTCGGTCATGGACCGCTGGCCACCTTCTGGCGCGTGACCCTGCCGCAGCTGCGTCCGGCAGCACTGGCAGGCGCGCTGCTGGTGGTGCTGCATGTGCTGGGTGACTTTGGTGTCGTCAGCCTGATGCGTTTCGAAACCTTCAGTTACGCCATTTACCAGCAGTACAACGGCTCCTTTGACCGGACGGGCGCCGCGTGGCTTTCGCTGATGCTGCTGTTGCTCACCGGAGCCACCTTGATGTTCGAGGCGCGGTTGTTGCGTCACCTGCGTTTCGCGCGTGTCGGCAGCGGAACCGCGCGCCGCGTGGCGCCCGTGCACCTGGGAATGTGGCGCTGGCCGGCGCTGCTCTTTTGTGCGCTGGTGGCCGGTGCGGCGCTGCTGGTGCCGATGGCTTCGCTGCTGTACTGGCTGGGGCGGGGCCTGGCCAGCGGAGCACTGCGCGGTCTGTGGCCTGCGCTGCTCAACTCCCTGCAGGTGGCCGCGCCTGCCGCGGTCATCGCGGCGCTGCTCGCCTTGCCGCTGGCTTATCTGGGCGTGCGATTTCCTTCGGCCCTGACGCGGCTGATGGAGCGCGCGGCGTACGTCGGTTATGCCACACCTCCGCTCGCTTACGCGCTGGCGCTGATTTTCTTCACTCTCCGCACTGTGCCCCCGCTATACCAGACGTTGACGCTGCTGGTGCTGGCCTACGCGCTGCACTTTCTGGCAGAGGCCATCGGCCCGGTGCGCAGCGCGCTGTATCAGGCCACCGAGCGTCTGGAGGACGCTGCGCGCATGCTGGGCCATACGGGGTTCGGGGCCTTCCGGCTGGTGACCCTGCCGCTGCTGCGTCCTGGCCTGCTGGCAGCGACAGCGCTGGTGTTGCTTTCTGCCCTCAAGGAACTACCGCTCACCTTTCTGCTTTCTCCAAGCGGCTTCAACACCCTGGCCACCGATGTTTGGAGCTACACTTCCGAAGCGATGTTCGCTGAAGCTGCTCCTTACGCCCTGATGCTGGTCGCGGTGTCCACCGTGGCTTCCGCCCTGATTCTCCGCCAGGCGCGTGGAGGCCGCGGAGGCGCGTCATGA
- a CDS encoding FKBP-type peptidyl-prolyl cis-trans isomerase codes for MTDSTGELQVEKLQEGQGAQAQKGQMASVHYTGWLTDGTKFDSSVDRGTPFEFPLGQGHVIQGWDEGVSQMRVGDKVRLTIPPHLGYGARGAGGVIPANATLIFEVELLGLR; via the coding sequence ATGACCGATTCGACGGGCGAGCTGCAAGTAGAGAAACTGCAAGAAGGCCAGGGCGCGCAAGCCCAGAAGGGCCAGATGGCCAGTGTGCACTACACCGGCTGGTTGACCGATGGCACCAAGTTCGATTCCAGCGTCGACCGGGGCACACCCTTCGAGTTTCCGCTGGGTCAGGGTCACGTCATTCAGGGCTGGGACGAGGGCGTGAGTCAGATGCGCGTGGGTGACAAGGTCCGCCTGACCATTCCCCCGCACCTGGGTTACGGCGCACGCGGCGCGGGCGGCGTCATTCCCGCCAACGCCACCCTGATCTTCGAAGTCGAGCTGCTGGGCCTTCGCTGA